The Syntrophaceae bacterium genome has a segment encoding these proteins:
- the cysN gene encoding sulfate adenylyltransferase subunit CysN, producing MESAEKSLLRFTTTGSVDDGKSTLIGRLLYETKSIYVDQYEAIKKTSKRKGLKDVDLALLLDGLAAEREQGITIDVAHRYFETPRRKFIIADTPGHVQYTRNMVTGASTADCAVILIDARNGVLTQSKRHGFIVSLLQIPHMIVAVNKMDLVDYSKEVYDRIVSEYQAFSDKLDIHDIVFIPVSALKGDNVVEKSANMPWYEGTTLLHYLENVHVSADRNLVDFRFPIQYVVRPHLDFRGFAGKVVSGTIGPGEEIVALPSGKTSAVRSVVTYDGELQEAFAPQSVVLTLRDEIDVSRGDMIVRRNNLPQVSSRFEAIICWMDEKPLSMADTYVLKHTTRTVKAFVSRIIYKIDVDTLHRGQASSFGLNEIGRVEIAAASPIFFDPYKLNHGTGGFILIDPLTNQTVGAGLIRGVSKTLEEVIEGEKKDEVQQRRSPHAVWSGWNIPREVREDRNGHQAAVLWLTGYSGSGKSTIARRLERVLFDAGCQSMLLDGDTVRHGLCGDLGFSAKDRTENIRRAGEVAKLFFEAGKIVICTFISPFAEDRAFVRSLFPSGRFFEIFVKCDLDVCKRRDPNGLYGKAMVGEIKEFTGISSPYEEPQHPECVVETDLHSVEDIVGALLRQLEKDGIIERIYLS from the coding sequence ATGGAGTCGGCGGAAAAATCCCTTCTTCGTTTTACGACTACCGGAAGCGTCGATGATGGCAAATCGACGCTCATCGGCCGGCTTCTCTACGAAACGAAATCCATATATGTGGATCAGTACGAAGCGATAAAAAAGACCTCAAAACGCAAGGGATTGAAAGATGTGGACCTAGCCCTCCTGTTGGACGGACTGGCAGCGGAGCGCGAACAGGGAATCACTATCGACGTGGCCCACCGGTACTTCGAGACGCCACGCCGTAAATTCATCATCGCTGATACGCCTGGCCATGTTCAGTATACCCGGAACATGGTGACGGGGGCATCGACCGCCGATTGTGCCGTCATTCTCATCGATGCCCGGAACGGAGTTCTGACGCAATCCAAGCGGCATGGATTCATCGTTTCGCTCCTGCAGATCCCCCACATGATCGTGGCCGTCAACAAGATGGATCTTGTAGACTACAGCAAGGAGGTCTATGACCGAATTGTGTCGGAATATCAGGCATTTTCCGACAAACTGGACATCCATGACATTGTATTCATCCCTGTTTCCGCCCTGAAGGGTGACAATGTTGTGGAAAAGAGTGCCAATATGCCCTGGTACGAAGGCACGACGCTCCTGCATTACCTGGAGAATGTCCATGTGTCGGCAGACCGCAACCTGGTGGACTTCCGTTTCCCCATTCAGTACGTTGTCCGCCCCCATCTGGATTTTCGGGGATTTGCCGGCAAGGTCGTCTCTGGAACCATCGGCCCGGGTGAGGAGATCGTAGCTCTCCCGTCTGGCAAGACCAGCGCGGTCCGGTCCGTCGTTACCTACGACGGGGAACTGCAGGAAGCTTTCGCGCCCCAGTCGGTCGTATTGACCCTGCGGGATGAGATCGACGTGAGCAGGGGGGACATGATCGTCCGGAGGAACAACCTGCCGCAGGTGAGCTCCCGCTTCGAGGCCATTATCTGCTGGATGGACGAAAAACCCCTTTCCATGGCTGATACTTACGTCCTCAAGCATACGACCCGGACGGTGAAGGCCTTCGTCTCCAGGATCATCTACAAGATCGATGTCGACACCCTGCACCGGGGGCAGGCCTCTTCCTTCGGCCTCAACGAAATCGGACGGGTGGAGATAGCAGCGGCCTCGCCCATCTTCTTTGATCCATATAAGCTTAACCACGGGACAGGTGGCTTCATTCTCATTGATCCCCTGACCAATCAAACCGTTGGGGCCGGGTTGATCCGAGGGGTCTCCAAAACACTGGAAGAGGTCATCGAAGGGGAGAAGAAGGACGAAGTTCAGCAGAGGAGATCACCCCATGCAGTATGGAGCGGATGGAACATTCCCAGGGAGGTCAGGGAGGATCGCAACGGCCACCAGGCTGCGGTGCTCTGGCTGACGGGGTACTCCGGCTCGGGGAAATCAACCATCGCCAGGCGTCTGGAGCGTGTCCTGTTTGATGCGGGGTGCCAGTCGATGCTCCTGGACGGAGACACGGTCCGCCATGGACTCTGCGGGGATCTCGGCTTTTCGGCAAAGGACCGCACCGAGAACATTCGCCGAGCAGGCGAGGTGGCGAAGCTCTTTTTTGAAGCTGGCAAAATCGTGATCTGTACTTTCATCTCCCCATTTGCCGAAGACCGGGCATTCGTACGCTCTCTTTTCCCGTCGGGCCGCTTCTTCGAGATTTTCGTCAAGTGCGACCTTGATGTTTGTAAAAGGCGCGATCCGAACGGTCTGTACGGGAAGGCCATGGTGGGAGAGATCAAGGAGTTTACCGGGATTTCTTCCCCTTACGAGGAACCGCAGCACCCCGAGTGTGTGGTAGAGACCGATCTGCACAGCGTTGAAGATATTGTCGGTGCACTTTTGAGACAACTTGAAAAGGACGGGATCATCGAAAGGATCTATCTTAGTTAA
- a CDS encoding DegT/DnrJ/EryC1/StrS family aminotransferase: MEQIYMAGPWITEHEIRTVEDAMRNGWYEHAYDYCEAFEREFAKYHDRKYALMTPNCTSAIHLLLRGLDIQDGDEVIIPECTWIATAAPVSYQRAKPVFCDIDPDHWCLDPASAEKYITSRTKALIFVDLFGNMPHIERIEELCMKRGIHLIEDAAEALGSTYRGVRAGKFGVGSVFSFHRTKTITTGEGGILLLDDDRLFERCKFLRDHGRVEGIPYYNSEVAFKYMPFNVQAALGYAQFQRLQELVDKKREIYRLYKEKLQDIRDLQFNDEREGVYNSVWITGLVFGRSHNISKREAIARLETLGVPSRPFFYPLTSLPAYPEYSEDEFRQRNPVAYDIASRGINLPGALNLTEEQIDFVCSGIRKILSP, from the coding sequence ATGGAACAGATATACATGGCCGGTCCATGGATCACCGAGCACGAGATTCGTACGGTAGAAGACGCCATGCGCAACGGGTGGTATGAACATGCTTACGATTACTGTGAGGCCTTCGAGAGGGAATTTGCGAAATATCATGATCGAAAATACGCCCTGATGACGCCTAACTGCACATCAGCCATCCACCTGCTCCTTAGAGGCTTGGATATCCAGGACGGCGATGAGGTTATCATACCGGAATGCACCTGGATTGCCACCGCGGCGCCCGTAAGTTACCAGAGAGCAAAACCCGTGTTCTGCGACATCGATCCGGACCACTGGTGCCTGGATCCCGCGTCGGCGGAAAAGTACATCACTTCACGGACCAAGGCGCTGATTTTTGTCGATCTCTTCGGCAACATGCCCCATATTGAACGCATCGAGGAACTCTGTATGAAACGTGGCATTCACCTCATCGAGGATGCCGCGGAGGCTCTGGGAAGCACCTACCGGGGCGTGCGGGCGGGTAAATTCGGTGTGGGGTCTGTCTTCAGCTTCCATCGGACCAAGACCATCACCACCGGCGAGGGGGGAATCCTCCTGCTTGATGATGACCGGCTCTTTGAGCGGTGCAAGTTCCTCCGGGACCATGGCCGCGTGGAAGGCATTCCATATTATAACTCGGAAGTGGCCTTCAAATACATGCCCTTCAACGTACAGGCAGCCCTTGGATATGCCCAGTTCCAGCGACTCCAGGAACTGGTGGACAAGAAGCGTGAGATATACCGCCTATACAAGGAGAAACTGCAGGATATCCGGGATCTTCAATTTAATGACGAGCGAGAGGGAGTTTATAACAGTGTCTGGATCACAGGCCTTGTTTTCGGCCGCAGCCACAATATTTCCAAGCGGGAGGCCATTGCGCGCCTTGAGACGCTGGGCGTTCCATCAAGGCCTTTCTTCTATCCCCTGACATCGCTCCCGGCCTATCCAGAATATAGCGAGGATGAATTCCGGCAGCGGAATCCCGTAGCTTACGATATCGCCTCCCGGGGAATCAATCTACCCGGAGCACTGAACCTGACAGAGGAGCAGATCGATTTCGTCTGCAGCGGGATCAGGAAAATTCTCTCACCATGA
- a CDS encoding NAD-dependent epimerase/dehydratase family protein, whose protein sequence is MAKKRSFKVPSLKGLRVLVTGGLGFIGSNLTRRCLELGARVTVFDCLDPRSGGNLFNVRDIKDDIDLYFYDILTFENVCQHIINKDIVFNCAASTSHPFSMREPWIDLDVNSRGVINLLEAIRRFNPDVKFIHLGTSTQLGRLHYQPADENHPEFPADIYSANKSVSEKFVLIYATAYQMRASVIRLSNVFGPRASIHSSDFTFNNYFVGLALQGKEVTVFGDGSQKRNVIFVDDAVSALILASRSDAVDGQTWFVVGDEHYSVADIARATVEHIGSGRVRFVEWPKGKKAIDVGDAILSNQRFKSIIPWAAQDTLGSGLIKTREYYRDCLAAYLR, encoded by the coding sequence ATGGCAAAAAAGCGGAGTTTCAAGGTCCCCAGCCTAAAAGGCTTGAGGGTTCTGGTGACGGGAGGATTGGGATTCATAGGGAGCAATCTTACTCGCCGCTGCCTTGAGCTGGGAGCCCGTGTGACTGTCTTCGATTGCCTTGATCCTCGTTCCGGCGGGAATTTGTTCAACGTCCGGGATATCAAGGACGATATTGATCTCTATTTTTACGATATTCTCACATTTGAGAATGTCTGCCAACATATCATCAACAAGGATATTGTGTTCAACTGCGCAGCATCGACCTCTCATCCTTTCTCCATGCGGGAGCCATGGATCGATCTCGATGTGAACAGCCGCGGCGTGATTAATCTCCTGGAAGCCATCCGGCGTTTCAACCCGGACGTGAAATTCATTCATCTGGGCACGAGCACCCAGCTTGGCCGGCTCCATTATCAGCCTGCCGATGAAAACCATCCAGAGTTCCCCGCAGATATTTATTCAGCCAACAAGAGCGTGTCTGAGAAGTTTGTCCTTATCTATGCTACGGCCTATCAAATGAGGGCATCCGTCATCCGGCTGTCCAACGTCTTCGGACCCCGAGCCAGCATTCACAGTTCAGATTTTACATTCAACAACTATTTTGTCGGTCTTGCCCTCCAGGGCAAGGAGGTAACTGTTTTCGGAGATGGAAGTCAGAAGAGGAATGTAATCTTTGTGGACGATGCCGTATCTGCCCTCATTCTTGCCTCCCGCAGCGATGCTGTAGATGGCCAGACCTGGTTCGTCGTAGGAGACGAGCATTACAGTGTCGCGGATATTGCACGGGCGACGGTAGAACACATAGGGTCCGGCCGGGTTCGGTTCGTCGAATGGCCGAAAGGGAAGAAGGCAATAGACGTCGGCGACGCGATACTCAGTAATCAAAGGTTCAAGTCGATCATACCCTGGGCCGCCCAGGACACCCTGGGAAGCGGACTGATCAAGACGAGGGAATACTACCGGGACTGCCTGGCAGCCTACCTGAGGTAA
- a CDS encoding SDR family oxidoreductase — protein MRFVITGALGHIGSFLIRELPRAFPDSEILMVDNLKTNRYCSLFNLPREGRYRFLEADVLSADLPAVFAGADVVIHLAAVTDAAASFSNPEEVERVNYRGTVMVAKASLAAGCSLIHMSSTSVYGTQAQVVDEDCSPEELQPQSPYAEAKLKEEAVLRELGNSGSLRFITLRNGTICGISPGMRFHTAVNKFCWQAVTGRPITVWRTALHQKRPYLCLSDAAEAIVYVIRHNLFDGKIYNVLTDNLTVQQIIHYIERDIPHTRIEYVDSPIMNQLSYEVSSARFCALGFAFSGKPEESIRDTISMLAAAGGYGSIEHVREQR, from the coding sequence ATGCGCTTTGTCATCACGGGAGCACTCGGCCATATAGGATCCTTCCTGATCCGGGAGTTGCCCCGGGCATTCCCGGATTCGGAAATCCTCATGGTTGATAACCTGAAGACGAACCGATACTGTTCCCTTTTCAACCTTCCCCGTGAAGGGCGATATCGCTTCCTCGAGGCGGACGTCCTGAGTGCGGATCTTCCGGCTGTGTTTGCAGGGGCCGATGTGGTGATTCACCTGGCCGCCGTTACGGACGCCGCTGCGAGTTTCTCCAACCCGGAAGAAGTGGAGCGGGTCAATTACCGGGGAACCGTAATGGTGGCAAAAGCCAGCCTCGCCGCAGGCTGTTCTCTGATTCACATGTCTTCAACAAGCGTCTATGGGACGCAAGCACAGGTTGTTGACGAGGATTGCTCCCCTGAGGAGCTGCAACCACAGAGCCCTTACGCGGAAGCCAAACTCAAGGAAGAAGCGGTCCTACGGGAATTGGGGAACTCCGGCTCCCTGCGTTTCATCACCCTGCGCAATGGAACCATCTGCGGGATTTCTCCAGGGATGCGCTTTCATACAGCAGTCAACAAGTTCTGCTGGCAAGCTGTCACCGGTCGGCCTATCACGGTGTGGAGAACTGCCCTGCACCAGAAACGGCCCTACCTGTGCTTGAGCGATGCCGCGGAAGCGATTGTTTATGTCATTCGCCATAACCTCTTCGATGGGAAGATCTACAACGTCCTGACGGACAATCTGACGGTTCAGCAGATTATCCATTACATCGAGAGAGACATCCCCCACACTCGGATCGAGTATGTCGATTCGCCCATCATGAACCAGTTGTCCTACGAGGTATCCAGTGCCCGCTTCTGTGCCCTGGGCTTTGCATTTAGCGGGAAACCGGAAGAATCCATCCGCGATACGATTTCGATGCTGGCTGCGGCGGGAGGATACGGGTCAATCGAGCACGTTCGGGAGCAGAGATGA
- a CDS encoding cephalosporin hydroxylase: MSEKKLYTRQEFEEVRRNGAREMMADKQLVHDALDVKVRAGRYFWVHQTTWLGEPILQLPQDMFAIQEIVFRTRPRYIIELGVAWGGSLLFYSSLMQILGGDRIVGVDIFVPDDLVERLKSHGPISERITLLQGSSVEKDTVERIREIVGPSRDVMVILDSHHSHDHVLKELRLYSPLIGKNHYLVCSDTVIEYQPAADYRPRPWGKGNNPKTALDEFLNENDRFIMDREVDDKLLFTCIPGGYLKCCRD, from the coding sequence ATGTCAGAGAAAAAACTATATACCCGCCAAGAGTTTGAGGAAGTGCGGCGCAACGGCGCCAGGGAAATGATGGCGGACAAGCAGTTGGTCCATGATGCACTCGACGTCAAGGTCCGGGCAGGCCGCTATTTCTGGGTTCATCAGACGACTTGGCTTGGAGAACCCATTCTGCAACTTCCCCAGGATATGTTTGCAATCCAGGAAATCGTTTTCCGAACCCGTCCTCGTTACATCATCGAACTGGGGGTGGCTTGGGGCGGTTCGCTGCTGTTCTATTCATCCTTGATGCAGATTCTCGGTGGGGATCGGATTGTCGGTGTCGATATCTTCGTTCCGGACGATCTCGTGGAACGCTTGAAATCACACGGACCGATTTCAGAAAGGATCACCCTGCTGCAGGGATCCTCCGTAGAGAAAGATACGGTCGAACGGATAAGAGAAATCGTCGGTCCGTCGAGAGACGTAATGGTAATCCTCGATTCGCATCATTCCCATGACCACGTCTTGAAGGAATTGAGACTTTACTCCCCGTTGATCGGGAAGAACCATTATCTCGTCTGTTCCGATACAGTCATCGAATACCAACCCGCAGCGGACTACCGGCCTCGCCCTTGGGGAAAAGGAAACAACCCCAAAACCGCCCTTGACGAATTCCTCAATGAAAACGACCGGTTCATAATGGATCGGGAGGTCGACGACAAGCTTCTCTTCACTTGTATCCCGGGTGGGTACTTGAAATGCTGTAGGGATTGA